One region of Bactrocera neohumeralis isolate Rockhampton chromosome 5, APGP_CSIRO_Bneo_wtdbg2-racon-allhic-juicebox.fasta_v2, whole genome shotgun sequence genomic DNA includes:
- the LOC126759305 gene encoding uncharacterized protein LOC126759305, producing MKYFCKLLIILLTINSLTKFLNGQNEADGYDDDENYYEGDGEGEDYDGDEYDYGDVEYVDGNEENKMELSEDCISLKYLKLKRICDIGYPEVLAQNYEDMLVDVNEPYAVFQFPYEDTNRYFFTFQKSAIFDCQYLQVIDVRNYKCFNASDVVADIVLTKGVMQCLNHPSAAIDLLLGTCSSQLNESAVFTALHYSNLVTLERSSTSGKEHLRMEWCWHLGLMALLYILLATKK from the coding sequence atgaaatatttttgtaaacttcTGATAATATTGCTAACTATAAATTCTTTGACAAAATTCTTAAACGGACAGAATGAAGCGGATGGTTACGATGatgatgaaaattattatgaagGTGATGGCGAAGGCGAAGATTATGATGGCGACGAGTATGATTATGGCGATGTAGAGTATGTCGATGGTAATGAAGAGAATAAAATGGAATTATCTGAGGATTGTATATCACTGAAGTATCTAAAACTGAAACGAATTTGTGACATTGGTTATCCGGAAGTTTTGGCGCAAAATTACGAAGATATGCTCGTGGATGTGAATGAACCGTATGCTGTTTTCCAATTTCCATATGAGGACACAAATCGctactttttcacatttcaaaAAAGCGCTATATTCGATTGTCAGTATTTACAAGTGATTGATGTACGAAACTATAAATGTTTTAATGCATCGGATGTGGTTGCAGATATAGTCTTGACCAAGGGCGTCATGCAATGTCTCAATCACCCATCCGCCGCCATTGATTTGCTCTTGGGCACTTGTTCATCTCAACTGAATGAGAGCGCAGTATTCACCGCTTTGCATTATTCTAATCTGGTAACGTTAGAGCGCAGCAGCACAAGTGGCAAAGAGCATTTGAGAATGGAGTGGTGTTGGCATTTGGGGCTCATGGCATTGTTGTACATTTTATTAGCAACTAAAAAGTGA